A window of Balearica regulorum gibbericeps isolate bBalReg1 chromosome 19, bBalReg1.pri, whole genome shotgun sequence genomic DNA:
TGGGAACTCCGAGAAACCCTGCTCTGATCTAAACTACATCAGGGCTATGCAGAGGGGGTGTAACTGTAACATCTGATGTAATGCTTTTTTGTctccttcatttcttctgtctgGCTCCCAATCTCTTTTGTCCCATGAAAGAATATAGTTGCCACAAAGATGGACTATACTGCAAAGGATATTTTATGACTGACATTTTAGATAGCCAGGTACTTAACGTGCCTTTCATTTACGTTCACAATACTTATGCATTTCTGCAATAATTCGATCAAAAATTACTGGCTGAAGCTGTGGGATCTGTCTCAATTAATGTCCAAAGAACACGTTTTTATCTCCTGACAGATCTTTACTGGGAATGGGTGAAAGGAAGCACCACTGGCGtgtgggtgctgtgctgcttccaCCTGGTGCAATAGCAGAAGGTTGCTAGAGGCAGTCTTGCTGTTCCCATAGCAACCAATTTGTTTACCGTCCATGGACTATTTAGtcacacatttaaaaagaaaccatgtgctgctgctgctgtggagaTTGAGGCTGGAAGACAGTTGGGAGCAAATTCCCCCCCAGGGAAGTGGAACCGAGGATGTGGCAGTTAGCCAGGGTTTGACCTTGGGCGCAGCCCGGGCTACGCGCAGTATCAGCCAAGAGGTGTGTGAGGGAGAAGGGGGATTGTTTGAAGGGTACCTGTGCTGGAGTGCGGGCAGAGCTGTGTGTTGCTGAGGTGCAGCTGTGCGCATTTGGGATAAGGCGTTTTCTTGGGAACGCTGGATGAGCACAGCACAAGAATAGGAAAATTGACAATCAAACTGCTGTGACTGCATATATTTTGGGCATTGGTTTTACCCTACATTAAACCAGTGTCCCCGGTatgctttgttctgctttagCCCTTCCTAGACTTTTTGATTTCCTCATTAACTGCTGtatttcctccttcagcttttcaggtcctgttttctcccccccccccccccccccccccccaatgaccattacatttcttttttacaacCTAGAGTTCATCCACCTCTCCAGTCATATTCTTAAACAGCCTTTACATGTCCAACCTGTGGGAGACTATTTAACTTTTATATTTGTTcactttttctcagttttctgtgatttccttcctcacctttctttcctttctcttctccctcctatCACAGGCAGCCCTCTTTTCCTCTCAGTTCCACTTTCAAGCCTCTTTCTCACCTCCTAGCTTCCATTCCTACATTCCTctgtttcttcattctcccGCTCCAAACTCTCTCCCCTGCACCTTAGCAAAGTCTTGGGGAGCCTTGAGCAAGAAGTCATTTCTTGTCCTATCTGTGTCATTTTGCAGGTAAAAGGGGTGAGAATTTTTCTAACCTTCATGGACTTGTCTTCTCCCCTGCTTGCTCCTGCAGCCAAATATAATGCTATTCCTGTTTTCAGGTTCCACATTCCAAGAACTGACCTGCATTATATCcagaaactttcaaaaaaacaatGGCCAGACTGTTGCAAGCTCCACCCAAGTTTCATCCCTCAGAATGGCACATTGCAAACAAGATGCAATGTGCCAGGACAGAGTCCCAGAAATCCAGGTCAGAGCGCATGATAGCTGAGAGTCAGAGGCTGCTGGATGAAATAGAAAAGACAACTCAGAAAACTCAAAGTGATGTCAACAAGAAAATAGGTAATCCCATGTGTTTTGCAAGTGTCAGAATGTGTTATTTGAGCTATATGTTTAAGATGGACTTAGAAAATTAGTTGATAGTGAATAGGAACGTATGTCAATTGCCATGCTCTCTGATCTCATGGAAGAATTCAAAACACtctaaaaaatactttgaggCAGGTTCTTTatttcatacaaaataaattacttctccaaaacacagaaagctATTCCAACCAAACCTCCTGACACAGCGTTGCAAAACTGTCTCCACACATCAGCCTGCAGCACTACATGCACTCCTACTATGCAATAAGTCTGTTTTTAGCCATACCTAAGATCTGACCCACGGTGCTCTGGCATATAAGATGGGCTTGTGTTACTACCTGTTTGCaattttcattctgcagaacGGAGACAGGAAGATGTAAAATTCTGGAAGCAAGAACTGGACAACAAACTTGAACAAATTGTTCATGAGACAGAGGTACTGTTGACTTTCAAGACTAGGCTGGAGAGATCTTTGGAGAGCTGCAAAGAGCCACTCGTCATTGTCCAAAAGTGTCTCCTGAACAGGTGAGGTGATTAAGGAGAATAAAAATCTAGGTAATGAACCtttaacaaataataaaaaaggctgCAAACTACGGGCCTGCCCCTCTTTGCACTGGAGTCACAGTCTGTTTGAGGTGTTATAACACTGGGGAACCAAGGCCATAAATGAAAAACTTCCCCTGTGGCAAGGAAAAGCCTTCAGTTTGGAAAGCTGGGCTTCATCATCTTCTATTAACTGCAGGCATTTGAACAATGTGGCTGAtggcttttcctctttttgtttagGCAGAGGCGAGCTGGGATTGACTTGGTGCATGATGAAGTGGAACAGGAACTGGTGAAGGAAGCTGAAGTCATCCAGGGGGTTATTGCTTTGCTGGGACGTACATTGGAACAAACCAATGAGCAAATCAGGTGCGAGGCAAAGAGCGTAACTGAAAAGTAGGACAGCCATAATCCTGAGAAGTTGAAGGGTCAGGCTGAGCACAGGTCCAACGTTACCTTCAGTGCTAAACAGTTGCAGGAGGTCAGTTCTAATTCATACCATTCGATCAGTAATGGTGAAAAGTTATGTTTGTTAGAAAAGTACTTGCACATGATCCCTGGTCTTCTCATGATCCAGTCCTGTGCCTTTAATTCCAAGAGGAATTGTACCATTGGTTTATACGGAGATAGCTTCATGCTCTAGATTTTGGGACTTTCCAACTAGCTGTTTGTACATGAAGAATTCCATAACAACTTTTGTATTACCTAATGcatgtatgcatgcatgttAGGGACACCTGTGAGTGCCTACACTTTGGCTTAGAGTCTGGTTGTTTCTCCTCCTAGACTAAACCGTTCAGCAAAATACAACCTGGAAATGGATCTGAAGGACAAGTTCACAGCTTTGATGATTGATGATTACTGTGCTAGCTTGACAAACAACACTCCTGATATCAGATATGCTGATAATGCAGTGAAAATAGAAGGAAAGTAAGTGGTTATTTAGTTCAATGAACATATAATAATTATACAGCTAGTATGAGCTGTACCAGTAGTAGCAAGATCAAAGTAATTTTGTGTAAACCAGACTGTATCTGTATATCGTCTGTCTGTTGTAGATTGTTTTTTATACTTCTGTCCATCACTTTAGTATCTGTGCAATATGTCTGTGAAATAAGCCACAATAATCATGTTCCCAGTGAACTGCAGTTTACTAAAAGTTTTTGAGGCTCGCAGTTACCTAAGGAAGATTTTCACACACTGCTTAAACCCAGAATAGATTTACTAATCTAACTTCCTCTCTTGTCCCAGAGTGTCCTAGTGGGGAAAACACTGGACTGGGACACATGAGGTGTGGAGTCAGTTCCCGACTCAGTCATTAACCTGTCAAATGCACCCCTTCTGTGTAGGTTAGTTAGTGTGAATGGTTTAGATggagaaatagaaaaacaggctgaaaagaggaaacatactgagaaaactgtgtgtgtgtgtaagagaGTCTCCCAAGGACACTATTGGCTCTGCAAGTACTGACAAACTTGAAACACCAAGAGACTGACAGCTCTTGCTACTAGCACATTAGCATGCATCAACAACAGGTTGTACAGATAACTCAGACCACATCCAGAATGGTGTTGGCTGTTACATGCAAATGACAATTACAGCTTTATATATCCACCCAACAAAACCAGGAACCCTCTGAGGAACTTTCCAAACACCTGCTGCAAGCCACTGGTGCACAAATATGACCCTCTAATTCTGGGCATACATTTGGGGGCTGGCTTCCCAACTATTGCTCCAACCAGGTACTAGAAGTGACTGACTTATAGGTGGTGAACCGTGTGAGAGAATAAGTAATGTTTTGTGTAAATAATTACCTGCTTTAATAGTAACAGCTGAATTATATTAGTAATAACAGCGTAATTAAAGAAAGGTGTTCTAAGGAATACTGGTTATTATCTGTGTTTCCCCAATAACAATCCTTTATCAGGGAAAGGAAACTCGCTCTGTGACTTTAGCAAATTCATTTCCATCCTGCCCTTGTCTACTTCATTCTGAAACAGAGAGGATCTTTATTTTGTATCTATCTGTAGAATTCCCAGCACAACTGGGACGTGTAGTTAATAGTCCTgctttgttcttggttttgtggAGTAATTACAGATTTATGAAGTCAGAGGGCCTGATGCTGTCAGTGGatgaccttttatttttaatctctttcagttttgttagCCCTGAAGACTGGCTAGATTTCTCAAACATAAATGTTGAAAAGGCTGACAAGCAGAGAAACAATTCTTTGGCACTGAGGGCGCTGATTGATGGCATCCTCTCACAGACAGCAAATGATATGCGCAAGCAATGTGAGATGGTGAATCTTGCGTTTACAAATAGGCTGAAGGAAGTCAAGGATGCCAAGCACAAGCTAGAGATGCTCCTTGCTATGGTAAGGGACACTCAGTGGAAAAAGTGGAAAGAATAGGCTTGGGTTTTCTCAGTTCCGTGGCTTGAGCTACGTTGCTTTAAGAATTTTACCTTTGCAATATTGGCAACGCCTGCCACGTTTTTctaccacccccaccccaagtcatctttgatttgatttttctcagctctgtgtGCAACCACTGCAGAGGTGACTTTCTGGAATCACTCACTCGATAGAAGTGTTTCTGTAGACGTCAGTAAAGTCAGGATTTCCCTTGTGATTTTTAGTTACATGGGGCTTGTGTAGAATTTTCACGATTGTGATACAAGAGCCTAATAAAATCAGGGTCAATGTGCTTGAAATTTGATACGTGAAAACTGAGTgttaatgttaaaaattaattcctgagCGTAAATCTCCAGTTTCACTCAAAACAATGTCACCTGCTTTCCAGTGAAGGAATCATAATCCTGGCTGACCTTTGTACCGTATCCTTCGGTGAAATAACATCTTAACATAATGAGTGTTACTATAACTACAATGATGATTTCACTCATTGTAAGAGATAGTGTTGGATTTATAAAGGTGGTGGATGAGACTGCCTCACAGGAGGAGAACATTGCAGCCTTAAAGAAAGCAATCGTTGATAAAGAGGGACCCGTTAAAGTGGCTCAAACCCGCTTGGAAGCAAGAAACCATCGCCCCAACATGGAATTATGTTATGACACAGTGCAATACGGGCTCATTAGTGAAGTTGAAGAGATTACAAAAAGTATTCAAAGGCAAGTGTAAATAATGAAAGAGGGGGAAATATGTGGTATAGATTACTGGGTTAATTTAACGAGTAAATCTAACATTGGGTCCCAGCTATTCTCCCTGAAAGGACACTTTAAGGGAAGCTGCATGAATATTGTCTCTCTGTGAATCCccttgcatcttttttttttccactcagaaTTCTTATcccataatgaaaaaaaaaaaaaacaaacccacaactaTCCATGTGTTTTCAGCTAATGTCTGTCCATATTGTCCCTGTTAGATTAAAGGACACACTGGCAGAGGCTGAGACCGAGCTGAAAAGTCTGAGCCGCCGACAGCTTTCCTTGGAGGAGGAGATCCAGGTCAAGGAGAATACATTGTACATTGATGAAGTGCTCTGCATGCAAATGAGAGAGTCTGTTTACATTAACAACTTCTGAAGCTATCATACTAAGAGATTGTGTGTGCTCCAAAGAGCCAGCTCCCGCTGAAAATTTTATTGACAAACCTCCAGATTTATTGGTTTGGCTCAATGCTGTCCTGGTTCTAGTTGTGCAAGGTAAATAAAACATACCTAGTATTTACAGCTATCCGTTTCACAGCTATCCATGCTCTAGAAGGCCTGATGAAGTCTCCCACTTGGCAATAAAATTCCAGAATAAGAAGAGACATCCCTTCTTCATTATTTATCATCTTGTGTGCAACCAATGATATCTATTGCCATTGAAAAGTCTAAAAGCTGTGGAAGCTAAAGCAAGAGTCTCCACAAAAATCCCTTGTTGGAAAGCTGGGCAAGTGGGAGGGGTGACTCTCAGGACTAGCCATGGTATGGTTTGTTCTTTACATCTGCTGTTAAGAATTAGGCACAGGGTGTATATCAAAGTTAACAGGAGAGAGGGACTAGTGACACACTGGATAGTGCATCTGACTGCATCTGAGTCAAGATTAAGCCAAGGCTGACTTTAGTCTAATTGCTTCCTCACCCCATGTCTCAGTTTCCCTAtttataaaatggaaacaatgaGATGGGCTTCATTGGTAAGGTGTTTGAAGCTCTACAGTGACAAGTgctgaaaaaagaagagggcCTTACTTTTACTAGAGGCCCTGTAAAGGTGGTAAAGGGCTCGCTGCTTCCTTTGGTTCTtgtgaggaaaaacaaagcaagggcAAGAATAAATGATGCTGGAGACATAGGAGGCTGGTTCTCAAGTCCAACATTTTAATGTATAGAGCGTAAAATTGTCCCTTGCCTCTCTCTTGCTGTAATGGTATCTCCCTTTCAGAGGCACTGCTGTCAAGATTCAAATCCCTTGCTAATGCCCTCCAAAGGATCCGTTCATTGCTTGTAGATGTCACtgggttttcttctctctctccctgtggTTTACACCATTGGGTAGGTGAtgacaaaataattcagctcTGAGTCAATCAGGTATTTGAACTTCCTGTAAATATCGCACAACAGCTGATCCACCTCACTGGTCTCTTGTCGGGCTGTGTAAATCCTGACCTGTATGCACGAATGACAGTCACGTCTCTCAGACAGGTAGAGCAGGCTCAGCCCGTTAAAGCTCGCAACAAGAAGAAGTTTCTGTGACTAATGAGGAATCTAGAGAAGCCAAATTCCTTGGGTTTGAATAAAATCTTGAGGTTTTACTCTGTTTTCACTCCAAAGTGACTGAAAACATCATCTCCTGCCAAAGAATTTTTTGGAAGAGCAAGGTTCCTTTTACCCCCCCCAGAACTGATGCATCCCTGGGATCTGCACAGATCTGGGGGGATCTACTAAATTCAGAATCTAGCATGCAAAGTAGCATGACAGCATGATTTACACCAGCTACAGTTGTGGTCTGGCCTCAGTTCAACACAGCATCCCTAAAGAGTGAGATGGGTTTATATCTTTTTTGCAGTTTAGTGGGATTCAACCCACATGCCTCAATTTGAGCATAGACGTAAGCAGTGGGCCTGGGAGGTGCCTGAGAATCCCTAGCTTGAACTAGAGGTGACAGAGGGAACCCCAGCATAGGAAGGACTTGTGGAATTGTTGGGGCTTGTTATTAAACTTCTGTAGTATTCTGTACATGGCTAAGTAGGTTGGAAAGCCCCATTTCTGAGAGTGGTTCTCAGGCTCATTA
This region includes:
- the TEKT1 gene encoding tektin-1 isoform X1, whose protein sequence is MARLLQAPPKFHPSEWHIANKMQCARTESQKSRSERMIAESQRLLDEIEKTTQKTQSDVNKKIERRQEDVKFWKQELDNKLEQIVHETEVLLTFKTRLERSLESCKEPLVIVQKCLLNRQRRAGIDLVHDEVEQELVKEAEVIQGVIALLGRTLEQTNEQIRLNRSAKYNLEMDLKDKFTALMIDDYCASLTNNTPDIRYADNAVKIEGNFVSPEDWLDFSNINVEKADKQRNNSLALRALIDGILSQTANDMRKQCEMVNLAFTNRLKEVKDAKHKLEMLLAMVVDETASQEENIAALKKAIVDKEGPVKVAQTRLEARNHRPNMELCYDTVQYGLISEVEEITKSIQRLKDTLAEAETELKSLSRRQLSLEEEIQVKENTLYIDEVLCMQMRESVYINNF
- the TEKT1 gene encoding tektin-1 isoform X2 is translated as MARLLQAPPKFHPSEWHIANKMQCARTESQKSRSERMIAESQRLLDEIEKTTQKTQSDVNKKIERRQEDVKFWKQELDNKLEQIVHETEVLLTFKTRLERSLESCKEPLVIVQKCLLNRQRRAGIDLVHDEVEQELVKEAEVIQGVIALLGRTLEQTNEQIRLNRSAKYNLEMDLKDKFTALMIDDYCASLTNNTPDIRYADNAVKIEGNFVSPEDWLDFSNINVEKADKQRNNSLALRALIDGILSQTANDMRKQCEMVNLAFTNRLKEVKDAKHKLEMLLAMVVDETASQEENIAALKKAIVDKEGPVKVAQTRLEARNHRPNMELCYDTVQYGLISEVEEITKSIQRQV